A region of the Mycoplasma capricolum subsp. capricolum ATCC 27343 genome:
TCTTAAAACTAATTGATCTATATCGTGATTTATAGCACTAGTAAATACAATATTTTCATATTTTTTTTCTAAGTTTTGTTTTTCAGTTTGACTTAGTTTTTCAGCCTTATTTACAATCAAAATATAAGTTTTATCTTTTAAAAGTTCAAAAATTTCTTGATTATCTAAATCATTAATATTTTCTTTATTAACAACAAATAAAACTAAATCAGCTTCATTGATTAAGTTTTTAGATTTTAAAATTCCTAAATTTTCAACAACATCACTAGTTTTTCTAATTCCGGCTGTATCAATTAAATTTAAACTAACATTTTCTAAATTAATTTGTCCTTCAACTATATCTCTAGTAGTTCCTGGAATATCTGTAACAATTGCTTTGTCTTCATTAATTAAAGCATTTAAAATTGATGATTTACCAACATTAGTTTGACCAACAATAGCAGTTTTGATTCCTTCAGAGTTTTTAAAAGCCATTTTAGATCTCATTAAAAGTTTATTAATTTGATCATTAATAATTTCTAATAAATTAGTTAAATCTTCTATACTTGATCCTTCAACATCATCATAATCAGGATAATCAATTGAAACTTGAATACGACTAATAATATCTAATAAATTATCTTTTAATTCAATAATTGCTTTATTATTAGATCCACTCATATTAGCAACACCAATTTTTAAAGCTAGATCATTTTTTGCATGAATTAAATTATTAATACCTTCAGCTTGAATTAAATCAATTTTTCCATTTAAAAAAGAACGTTGACTAAATTCTCC
Encoded here:
- the mnmE gene encoding tRNA uridine-5-carboxymethylaminomethyl(34) synthesis GTPase MnmE encodes the protein MLINDTVVAPATNISTQAIALIRVSGSEAFLIVNKLIKDKKLEEKRGLFLRKLYFEDELIDEVVLSCFVAPNSFTGENVVEIACHGGILNTNKIINILIQSGARMALRGEFSQRSFLNGKIDLIQAEGINNLIHAKNDLALKIGVANMSGSNNKAIIELKDNLLDIISRIQVSIDYPDYDDVEGSSIEDLTNLLEIINDQINKLLMRSKMAFKNSEGIKTAIVGQTNVGKSSILNALINEDKAIVTDIPGTTRDIVEGQINLENVSLNLIDTAGIRKTSDVVENLGILKSKNLINEADLVLFVVNKENINDLDNQEIFELLKDKTYILIVNKAEKLSQTEKQNLEKKYENIVFTSAINHDIDQLVLRINQMYLNEEISKSDELILIGLNQITLVEQIKNKLSTALSVIKSGMPIDIVNVDLYDAWNLLNELIGVEYEDEIIDNIFRKYCLGK